The Arachis hypogaea cultivar Tifrunner chromosome 14, arahy.Tifrunner.gnm2.J5K5, whole genome shotgun sequence genome has a segment encoding these proteins:
- the LOC112742101 gene encoding 1-aminocyclopropane-1-carboxylate oxidase homolog 1 isoform X2 codes for MAGENTKQLEEAVTSDSTYDRKAEGKAFEDSKVGVRGLIESGVTKIPRMFHSGKLDANETQATAYDSNVPIVDIRDIKSSTTFRAKVIENIRRACHEWGIFQVINHEIPVSILDGMIDGIRRFHEQDAKVRKEFYCRDLVKKKVLYHSSVRANTNQAANWRDTLTMLVAPDPPKPEEIPQICRDIVIEFSRKIMELGFTIFELLSEALGLNPSYLKELDCAEGLYILGHYYPPCPEPELTMGATKHTDSTFMTLILQDQHGGLQFLHQNQWVNVLPVHGAIIVNIGDLLQIIERSNNNLIVMGDFNVVRGHHEKEGGKDNSAKSIQDFNDFINSEELAGVEYEYHN; via the exons ATGGCAGGAGAAAACACAAAGCAGTTAGAGGAAGCAGTTACAAGTGATTCCACTTATGACAGAAAAGCCGAAGGGAAAGCATTCGAAGATTCCAAAGTCGGCGTTAGAGGCCTTATAGAATCCGGTGTGACCAAAATCCCACGCATGTTCCACTCGGGCAAGTTGGACGCCAACGAAACTCAAGCAACTGCCTATGATTCCAATGTTCCCATCGTCGACATCAGAGACATAAAGAGCAGCACAACTTTCCGCGCCAAAGTAATTGAAAATATTCGCAGGGCATGCCATGAGTGGGGAATTTTTCAGGTGATTAATCATGAAATTCCAGTCAGCATCTTGGACGGTATGATCGATGGGATTAGGCGGTTCCATGAACAAGATGCTAAGGTAAGGAAAGAGTTTTATTGCAGGGATCTTGTAAAGAAGAAAGTTTTGTATCATTCCAGTGTTAGAGCCAATACTAACCAGGCTGCTAATTGGAGAGATACTCTTACTATGTTGGTTGCTCCTGATCCACCCAAACCAGAAGAAATACCACAAATATGCAG AGATATTGTGATTGAATTCTCAAGGAAGATAATGGAATTGGGTTTCACAATCTTTGAGTTATTATCAGAGGCCCTTGGCCTTAATCCTTCTTATCTGAAGGAGTTAGATTGTGCCGAAGGACTCTACATTTTGGGTCACTACTATCCACCATGCCCTGAACCTGAATTAACAATGGGAGCCACCAAGCACACTGATAGCACCTTCATGACATTAATTCTGCAAGACCAACATGGTGGGCTTCAATTTCTTCACCAGAATCAATGGGTCAATGTTCTTCCTGTGCATGGAGCTATAATAGTAAACATAGGAGATCTTCTACAG ATAATTGAAAGGAGCAACAACAATCTGATTGTTATGGGAGACTTCAATGTAGTACGGGGTCACCATGAGAAGGAAGGAGGCAAAGATAACTCAGCGAAGTCAATTCAAGACTTTAATGACTTCATTAACTCAGAAGAACTTGCTGGTGTGGAATATGAATACCACAACTGA
- the LOC112742101 gene encoding 1-aminocyclopropane-1-carboxylate oxidase homolog 12 isoform X1, with product MAGENTKQLEEAVTSDSTYDRKAEGKAFEDSKVGVRGLIESGVTKIPRMFHSGKLDANETQATAYDSNVPIVDIRDIKSSTTFRAKVIENIRRACHEWGIFQVINHEIPVSILDGMIDGIRRFHEQDAKVRKEFYCRDLVKKKVLYHSSVRANTNQAANWRDTLTMLVAPDPPKPEEIPQICRDIVIEFSRKIMELGFTIFELLSEALGLNPSYLKELDCAEGLYILGHYYPPCPEPELTMGATKHTDSTFMTLILQDQHGGLQFLHQNQWVNVLPVHGAIIVNIGDLLQLITNDKFISIYHRVLSKKTGPRISIASFFVNAQDPVEGTPKVYGPIKELLSEENPAIYRKTTIKEFLAKYFAKSLNGSSQLGSFKL from the exons ATGGCAGGAGAAAACACAAAGCAGTTAGAGGAAGCAGTTACAAGTGATTCCACTTATGACAGAAAAGCCGAAGGGAAAGCATTCGAAGATTCCAAAGTCGGCGTTAGAGGCCTTATAGAATCCGGTGTGACCAAAATCCCACGCATGTTCCACTCGGGCAAGTTGGACGCCAACGAAACTCAAGCAACTGCCTATGATTCCAATGTTCCCATCGTCGACATCAGAGACATAAAGAGCAGCACAACTTTCCGCGCCAAAGTAATTGAAAATATTCGCAGGGCATGCCATGAGTGGGGAATTTTTCAGGTGATTAATCATGAAATTCCAGTCAGCATCTTGGACGGTATGATCGATGGGATTAGGCGGTTCCATGAACAAGATGCTAAGGTAAGGAAAGAGTTTTATTGCAGGGATCTTGTAAAGAAGAAAGTTTTGTATCATTCCAGTGTTAGAGCCAATACTAACCAGGCTGCTAATTGGAGAGATACTCTTACTATGTTGGTTGCTCCTGATCCACCCAAACCAGAAGAAATACCACAAATATGCAG AGATATTGTGATTGAATTCTCAAGGAAGATAATGGAATTGGGTTTCACAATCTTTGAGTTATTATCAGAGGCCCTTGGCCTTAATCCTTCTTATCTGAAGGAGTTAGATTGTGCCGAAGGACTCTACATTTTGGGTCACTACTATCCACCATGCCCTGAACCTGAATTAACAATGGGAGCCACCAAGCACACTGATAGCACCTTCATGACATTAATTCTGCAAGACCAACATGGTGGGCTTCAATTTCTTCACCAGAATCAATGGGTCAATGTTCTTCCTGTGCATGGAGCTATAATAGTAAACATAGGAGATCTTCTACAG CTTATCACAAATGATAAATTCATCAGTATTTATCACCGGGTGTTATCAAAGAAAACAGGACCAAGAATTTCTATAGCAAGCTTCTTTGTGAATGCACAGGATCCCGTTGAAGGTACTCCTAAGGTCTATGGTCCTATCAAGGAACTACTTTCAGAAGAAAATCCTGCAATCTACAGAAAGACCACAATAAAGGAATTTTTAGCAAAATATTTTGCCAAGAGCCTAAATGGGAGCTCTCAATTGGGTTCTTTTAAATTGTGA
- the LOC112742101 gene encoding 1-aminocyclopropane-1-carboxylate oxidase homolog 12 isoform X3 has protein sequence MFHSGKLDANETQATAYDSNVPIVDIRDIKSSTTFRAKVIENIRRACHEWGIFQVINHEIPVSILDGMIDGIRRFHEQDAKVRKEFYCRDLVKKKVLYHSSVRANTNQAANWRDTLTMLVAPDPPKPEEIPQICRDIVIEFSRKIMELGFTIFELLSEALGLNPSYLKELDCAEGLYILGHYYPPCPEPELTMGATKHTDSTFMTLILQDQHGGLQFLHQNQWVNVLPVHGAIIVNIGDLLQLITNDKFISIYHRVLSKKTGPRISIASFFVNAQDPVEGTPKVYGPIKELLSEENPAIYRKTTIKEFLAKYFAKSLNGSSQLGSFKL, from the exons ATGTTCCACTCGGGCAAGTTGGACGCCAACGAAACTCAAGCAACTGCCTATGATTCCAATGTTCCCATCGTCGACATCAGAGACATAAAGAGCAGCACAACTTTCCGCGCCAAAGTAATTGAAAATATTCGCAGGGCATGCCATGAGTGGGGAATTTTTCAGGTGATTAATCATGAAATTCCAGTCAGCATCTTGGACGGTATGATCGATGGGATTAGGCGGTTCCATGAACAAGATGCTAAGGTAAGGAAAGAGTTTTATTGCAGGGATCTTGTAAAGAAGAAAGTTTTGTATCATTCCAGTGTTAGAGCCAATACTAACCAGGCTGCTAATTGGAGAGATACTCTTACTATGTTGGTTGCTCCTGATCCACCCAAACCAGAAGAAATACCACAAATATGCAG AGATATTGTGATTGAATTCTCAAGGAAGATAATGGAATTGGGTTTCACAATCTTTGAGTTATTATCAGAGGCCCTTGGCCTTAATCCTTCTTATCTGAAGGAGTTAGATTGTGCCGAAGGACTCTACATTTTGGGTCACTACTATCCACCATGCCCTGAACCTGAATTAACAATGGGAGCCACCAAGCACACTGATAGCACCTTCATGACATTAATTCTGCAAGACCAACATGGTGGGCTTCAATTTCTTCACCAGAATCAATGGGTCAATGTTCTTCCTGTGCATGGAGCTATAATAGTAAACATAGGAGATCTTCTACAG CTTATCACAAATGATAAATTCATCAGTATTTATCACCGGGTGTTATCAAAGAAAACAGGACCAAGAATTTCTATAGCAAGCTTCTTTGTGAATGCACAGGATCCCGTTGAAGGTACTCCTAAGGTCTATGGTCCTATCAAGGAACTACTTTCAGAAGAAAATCCTGCAATCTACAGAAAGACCACAATAAAGGAATTTTTAGCAAAATATTTTGCCAAGAGCCTAAATGGGAGCTCTCAATTGGGTTCTTTTAAATTGTGA